AGGCGGTCCGCGCCTGCCGATAGAGCGCCTCCGGGACGCGGGGGTCGCGCGCGTGGTGCTCGGCGAACTCGGCGAAGAGGGCCGCGGCGCGCCGGTGGTCGCCGCGCTCGGCGGCGGCCTCCGCCTGCGAGAAGAGCTTGTTCTCGCCCAGGCGGTCGCAGACGAGCACGAGCAGGAAGGCCGCCACGACGCCGCCGGCGAGGCTCGCCAGCAGGCGACGCGTCCACCGGGAGGACAGCAGCGAGCGCATCGTGGCCCCGTCCGTCTGCGGGCCCGCGGCCGGCCGCTGCGGCTAGCTCTCCGCCTCGGGCTGGGGGTCGCCCGGCTCGCGGTCGCCCGACTCGACCAGGCGCGCGATGCTCGCGACCTGGTCGCCGGGCTCCGGCTTGATCACGATGACGCCCTGGGTCGCCCGCCCGATGAGCCGGATCCCCTTGACCGAAGTGCGGATCGTCTTGCCGTCCTGGGTCACGACCATGACCTCGTCCGACTCGCGCACCTGCAGCACGCCGACCACGGGGCCGGTCTTGTCCGTCACCTCGAGGTTCTTCGTGCCCTGGCCGCCGCGGCCCTGGAGACGGTACTCCTCGATCTCGGTGCGCTTGCCGTAGCCCTTCTGGCTGACCGTGAGCATCTGCGACTGCGGGTCGACGACCTCCATCGCCACCACCCGGTCACCCTCCTTGAAGCGGACGCCGGTCACGCCGCGCGCCTCGCGCCCCATCGGCCGGATGTCGTTCTCGTCGAAGCGCACCGCCTTGCCGAGGGAGGTGGCGAGAAACAGCTCGCGCTTGCCGTCGGTGATGCGCGCGGCGATGAGCGCATCTCCCTCGTCGAGGTGGATCGCGATCTTGCCCTTGGAGGGGACGCGGCCGTACTCCGCCAGCGGCGTCTTCTTGACGACCCCCTGCGCCGTCGCCATGACCACGAAGCGGCTCTCCTCCTCGAACTCCTTCTCCCGCACCGGCATCACCGCCGAGATCCGCTCGCCGGGCTTGAGCTCGAGCAGGTTGACGATCGCCTTGCCCTTGGCGGCGCGCCCGGCCTGCGGCAGCTCGTGCACCTTGAGGCGGTAGACCAGGCCGAGCGTCGAGAAGAAGAGCAGGTAGCTGTGCGTCGAGGCGATGAACAGCTGCTTGACGAAATCCTCCTCCTTCGTCTCCATCGCGTTCGCGCCCTGCCCGCCCCGCCCCTGCCGCCGGTAGAGCGTCACGGAGTTGCGCTTGATGTAGTCCTGGTTCGAGATCGTGATCGCCATGTCCTCGTCGGCGATCAGGTCCTCGAGGGTGACCTCGGACTCCTCGGAGACGATCTCGGTGCGCCGCTCGTCGCCGTAGGCCTTGCGCACCTCGAGCAGCTCCTCGCGGATGATGCCGTAGACGAGTTTCTCGTCGGCGAGGACCGCCTGGTAGTGCGCGATCTTCCCGCGCAGCTCCTTGAGCTCGGCGAGGATCTTCTCGCGCTCCAGGCCGGTGAGCCGCTGCAGGCGCATGTCGAGGATCGCCTGGGCCTGGACTTCGGAGAGCCCGAACTTCGCCACGAGGCCGGCCTTGGCCTCCGGGGGCCCCGCGGACTTCCTGATCAGCGCCACCACCGCGTCGATGTTGTCGAGGGCGATCTTGAGCCCCTCGAGGATGTGGGCGCGCTCCTCGGCGCGCGCCAGCTCGTAGCGCGTGCGCCGCACCACGACCTCGCGGCGGAAGTGCAGGTACTCGCTGAGGATCTCGCGCAGCGCGAGCACCCGCGGCTTGCGGTCGACGATGGCGAGCATGATGATGCCGAAGCTCGTCTGCATCTGGGTGTGCTTGTAGAGGTGGTTGAGGACGATCTTCGGCTGCACGTCCTTCTTCAGGTCGACGACGATGCGCATCCCCTCGCGGTCGGACTCGTCGCGCAGATCCGCGATGCCCTCGATCTTCTTCTCGCGCACGAGGTCGGCGATCTTCTCGATGAGCCGCGCCTTGTTCACCTGGTACGGCAGCTCCGTGACGATGATGCTCTGGCGATCGCCGCTCTTGCCCGAGGTCTCGACCACGGCGCGGGCGCGCAGCTGGATCACCCCGCGTCCGGTCTTGTAGGCCTCCTCGATGCCCCGGCGGCCGTGGATGATCCCGGCGGTCGGGAAGTCCGGCCCCGGGACCAGCTTCAGCAGCCTGCGGTCGTCCACCTCCGGGTCGTCGATCATGGCGGTGATCGCGGCGGCGACCTCGCCGAGGTTGTGCGGGGGGATGTTCGTCGCCATGCCGACGGCGATGCCCGAGGAGCCGTTCACGAGCAGGTTCGGCAGCCGCGCCGGCATCACGAGCGGCTCGTGCTCCGAGCCGTCGTAGTTCGGGCCGAAGTCGACCGTCTCCTTGTCGATGTCCGCGAGCATGGTCGCGGCGATCTTCGCCATGCGGATCTCGGTGTAGCGCATCGCCGCCGGCGGGTCGCCGTCGATGGAGCCGAAGTTCCCCTGCCCGTCGACGAGCGGGTAGCGCAGCGAGAAGTCCTGCGCCATGCGCACGATCGTGTCGTAGACCGCGGTGTCGCCGTGGGGGTGGTACTTGCCGATGACCTCGCCGACGGTCTTCGCCGACTTGCGGTAGGCCTTGTCCGCGGTGTTGCCCGAGTCGTGCATCGCGTAGAGCACGCGCCGGTGCACGGGCTTGAGCCCGTCGCGCACGTCGGGCAGCGCCCGCCCGACGATGACGCTCATCGAGTAGTCCAGGTAGGACTGGCGCATCTCGTCTTCGATGTTCACCGGCAGCAGCTGCTCGGGCAGCGCGGTCCTGTCCATGGCCATGGTCTCGTCTCTTCCCGTTCGTTTACACGTCGAGGTTCTTGACTTCCAGCGCGTTGTCCTCGATGAACTGCCGCCGCGGCTCGACCTGGTCGCCCATGAGCACGGTGAACATCTCGTCCGCGGCGACCGCGTCCTCCACCGCCACCCGCAGCAGCGTCCGCGTCTCGGGGTTCATCGTCGTCTCCCAGAGCTGGTCCGGGTTCATCTCGCCGAGCCCCTTGTAGCGCTGGAGCGAGAGCCCCTTGCGCCCGAGCGCCTGCACCTGCTCGATGACCGCCTCGCCGCCCCGCACCTCGGTCTCGGTCCCGCCCTGCACCAGCCTCCAGGGGAAGTCGCCCAGCGGCGCGAGCGCCTCGATCGCCGCGCGGATCTCGCGCATCTCCGGCGAGCGCAGCAGTTCGGCGCCGATCGTGGTCGTGCCCTTGCTCCCGCGGTTGTCGACCTCGCAGACCACCCGGTGCGCGCCGTGCTCCTCGTCCTCCTCGAGCCGCACGTCGAGCAGCCGCACGTGCTGGTAGTAGCCCTCGAGGAAGGCGCCGGCGCGGTTCAGCGCCTGCTCCAGCGCGGGCTTGCCGCGGAGCAGCTCCTCGTCGAAGAAGCCGGTGCGCACGAGCGCGCGCACCAGCTCGGCGTCGTAGCCGCGCCGGCGCAGGCGCGCGATCGCCGCCTCGATGCGCCCGAAGTGCGCGAGCAGGCCCTGGAGCTTCGCGCCGGCGTACGTGTCCCCGCCGGCGCGCAGCTGCAGGTCCTTCGCGCCGAGCCGCAGGATGATCTTCTCCATCTCCGGCTCGTTCTTGACGTACTGCTCCTCCTGCCCCTTCTTCATCTTGAACAGCGGCGGCTGCGCCAGATACAGGAAGCCGCGCTCGAGCACCGCGGGCATGTGCCGGAAGAAGAAGGTCAGCAGCAGGGTGCGGATGTGCGCGCCGTCCACGTCGGCGTCGGTCATGATCACGATCTTGTGGTAGCGCAGCTTGTCCGGGTTGAACTCCTCGGCCCCGATGCCGGCGCCGAGCGCCGTGATCAGCACCCGGATCTCCTCGTGCCCGAGCATGCGATCGAAGCGCGCCTTCTCGACGTTGAGGATCTTGCCCCGCAGCGGCAGGATCGCCTGGTAGCGCCGGTCGCGCCCCTGCTTGGCCGAGCCGCCCGCGCTCTCGCCCTCGACAAGGAACAGCTCGGAGAGCGCCGGGTCGCGCTCGGAGCAGTCGGCGAGCTTGCCCGGGAGGTTGCTGACCTCGAGCGCCCCCTTGCGCCGCGCCAGGTCGCGCGCCTTGCGCGCCGCATCGCGCGCGAGCGCCGAGTTCGCGCACTTGAGCGTGATCTTCTTGGCGACCTGGGGGTTCTCCTCGAAGAACTCGCCGAGCGCCTCGTTGACCGCGGACTCGACGATCCCCCTGACCTCGGAGTTGCCGAGCTTGGTCTTGGTCTGCCCCTCGAACTGCGGCTCGGGGATGCGCACGTTGATGACGCAGGTCAGCCCCTCGCGCACGTCCTCGCCCGAGAGCTGGCCCGAGAGGTCCTTGAAGAGCCCCTTGGCCGACCCGTAGTTGTTGATGGTGCGGGTGAGCGCCGACTTGAACCCCGAGAGGTGCGTGCCGCCCTCGGTGGTGTTGATCGAGTTGGCGTAGGTGAAGATCTGCTCCTGGTAGCTGTCGTTGTACTGCAGGCAGATCTCGATCTGGATCCCGTCGCGCTCGCGCTCGATGGAGATGGGCTTGTGCAGCGGCTCCTTGTTGCGGTTGAGGTGCTCGACGAACTCGACGATGCCGCCCTTGTAGTGGAACTCGTGCTTCTTGCCGTCGCGCTCGTCCTCAAGCGTGATCTTCAGGCCCTTGTTAAGGAAGGAAAGCTCGCGCAGGCGCTTGGAGAGCGTGTCGAAGCTGTACTCGCTGACCTCGAAGATCTCCTTGTCGGCGAGGAAGGTGATCTTGGTCCCGGTCCCCTTCGTCTTGCCGACTTCCTTGAGCGGCGCGACCGACTTGCCGCGGCGGTAGCTCTGCTGGTAGACCTTGCCGCCGCGGCGGATCTCGACCTCGAGCCACTCGGAGAGGGCGTTGACGACCGAGACGCCGACCCCGTGCAGGCCGCCCGAGATCTTGTAGCTGGCCTTGTCGAACTTGCCGCCGGCGTGCAGCTTGGTCAGCGCGACCTCGGCGCCCGAGATCTTCTCCGTGGGGTGGATGTCGACCGGGATGCCGCGGCCGTTGTCGCCGACGGTCACCGAGTTGTCGGCGTGCACCACCACCGACACGTCGGAACCGTAGCCGGCGAGGTGCTCGTCGACGCTGTTGTCGACCACCTCGTAGACCAGGTGGTGCAGCCCCGCGACCCCGGTGCTGCCGATGTACATCGCGGGGCGCTTGCGCACCGCCTCCAGGCCCTCGAGGACCTGGATGTTGCCGGCGCCGTACTGCGCCCCGTCCCGCTGCGCGTTCGCTGTGTCCTCAGCCACGTCGTTGCTTCTCCGTCCTCCAGATGGTTGCCGCCGCCGACCCCGCCCGCAGTCGCCGGCCCACGGTCGCCGGCGTGAAACGGTGCAGCTCGCCGGAGCCATCCGCCCGCACGACCAGGGAGCGCTCCTGCGCCGGGCGCGGGCCCCGCCGACGTCCCGGCAGGGTCAGGCCCGCACGGCGCAGCACGCCGGCGTTGTCCTTGAGCGATGCTGCGGTGCGCCAGTCGATGATCGCGACGACCGGTCCTCGCGCCCCGGGGCGGCTCACAGGCGCATCGGCATCACGACGCTGCGGTACCCCTCGTCCCCGAGCGGCCGCACGAGCACCGGGCTGAGGACCTCGTTCATTTCGATCACGACCTTCTCCTGCTCGATGACCGAGAAGACGTCCAGCACGTACCGGGCGTTCATCCCCAGCTCGATGTCGCCGCCGGTGCACTCCGCCGCGACGTCCTCGCTGGCCTCGCCGACCTCGGGGTTGACCGCGGTCACCACGATCCTGTCCGCGAAGAACCCGAAGCGCACCAGGCTCACGCGGTCCGCCGTCACCGTGGAGACGCGGCGCACCGCCCGATAGAACTCCTCCCGCTTGACGGTGGCAATGCGCGTGCCGCCGCTGGGGATGACCTGCCGATAGTCGGGGAACTGCCCGTCCACGAGACGCGTGACGAGCAGCGCCGACCCGACCCGCATGAACAGCCGGTTCTCCTGGAGCGAGATCTCCGCAGCGGCCCCGGCAGCCTCCTCGCCGAGGAGCTTGCGCAGCTCCGTGATCGCCTTGCGCGGCACGATCATGCCCCGCGAGCCGGCGACGGTGGCGCGGCAGCGCCGCTGGATGAACGCCAGCCGGTGGCCGTCGGTGGAGACCAGGCGCAGATCGGCCTCGTCGCCGCCGGCCGCCTCGATCTCCAGCAGCACGCCGTTGAGCGCCTGGCGGGTCTGGTCGTGCGACATGGCGAACTCCGTCTTCTCGATCGCCTCGACCAGCTGCGCCGGCGGCATCTCGATCTTCTCGCCGTCCGCGCTCTCGGGCAGGGCCGGGAAGTCCTCCTTCGGCAGACTCATCACCTTGAAGCGCGAGCGGCCCATCTCGATCCTGACCCAGCCCTTGTCCCCGGTGACGAGGTGCACGTCCCCCTCGGGCAGCTCGCGCACGATCTCGAAGAGCTTCTTCGCCGGCGCGGTGACCGAGCCCTCCTTCGCGACGGTGGCCCGGTGGCGGCTGCGCAGGAAGATCTCCAGGTCGGTGGCCGAGAGCGACAGCTCGGAGCCGCGCGCTTCCAGGAGCACGCAGGAGAGGATCGGGACGGTGTTCTTCCGCTCGACGATGCCTTGCACCCGCGCGAGGGCTCCAACGAGTTCCGCCTTGGTCACCATGATGTCCATGAGGTTTTCCCCCGTTTGCTGGAGATCAGTTGCTGTTTGTGATCGAGATTGAAAGAACACCGCCGTCGCCACCGGTGGTGTTGGATGTGTTGGCAAGACCGCACCGGCCGCCGTCCCGTGAAGTTACGCGTCGCCGGGCCTGTGGACGCCGGCCGGAGATTTCCCCGGAGCGCCCTGGCGCGCGGCATCCACAGCCTGTCCCGCCGCCGTCCACACGCGGGCTGTTGAAAGCGCTCACCCCTGGATCCTTTTGGCGATGGTGTCGATGGAGGTGTTCACCTCGACGCTTGTCTTCATCTTCTCCGCGACGACGTTCAGCGAGTGGATCACCGTCGAGTGGTCGCGGCCGCCGAACATCTTGCCGATCACCGGGAGCGAGGCGCTCGTGAGCTGGCGACAGAGGTGCATCGCGATCTGGCGCGGGTAGACGAGGTTCTGGGAGCGGCGCTTGGAGGCGAGGTCGGCGACCTTGATGCCGAAGTACGCGGCGACCTCGCGCTTGATGTCGTCGATCGAGATCGTCTTGGCCGCATCGTCGATCAGGCCCTTGAGGACCTCGCGGGCAAACTCCAGGGTGATTTCGCGCGCCTGCAGCGAGGCGTACGCCCCGAGGCGGATCAGCGAGCCCTCGAGCTCGCGGATGTTCGACTTGATCGAGCCGGCGACGAACTGCGCGACGTCGTCGGGCAGGTTGATCGCGTTGTGCTCGGCCTTCTTGCGCAGGATGGCGATCTTCGTCTCCAGGTCCGGGCTCTGGATGTCCGCGATCAACCCCCACTCGAAGCGCGAGCGCAGCCGCTCCTCCAGGTCCGGGATGTCGCGCGGCACCTTGTCGCTGGAGAGGACGATCTGCCGGTGCGACTCGTAGATGGAGTTGAACGTGTGGAAGAACTCCTCCTGCGTCTTCTCCTTGCCGGCGATGAACTGGATGTCATCGATGAGGAGCAGGTCCATGTTCCGGTAGCGGCTGCGGAACGAGGGCATGCGCTCGTAGCGGATCGAGTTGATCAGCTCGTTGATGAAGGTCTCCGAGGTCACGTACATCACCCGCGCGCCCGGCGTGCGCTCGAGGAACCGGTGCCCGATCGCGTGCAGCAGGTGCGTCTTGCCGAGCCCGACCCCGCCGTAGAGGAAGAGCGGGTTGTACGTCTTGGAGTGCCCGTCGGCCACGGCGCGGCTGGCCGCGTGGGCCATCTGGTTGCTCGAGCCGACCACGAACGTCTCGAAGGTGTACCGCGGGTTCAGGACCGTGCTGCCGTGGTGGATGGTCCGCGTGAACGGCAGGTCGTCCTGGCGCGGCTTCAGCTCCTCGGGCGCGCCGCGCTCGGCGATCTGGAACACGACGGTGCACTCGCGGCCGGCGATCGCGGAGGCCGTCTCCCGGATGAGCACCTGGAAGTTGTCGGTCAGCCAGTCGCGCGCGAACTTGCTGGGGACCGAGACCGTGAGCGTCCCGTTCGAAAAGTCCGTCTGGGCGGTGGGGACGAACCAGGTCGAGTAGTTCTGCTCGTTGACGTGCGAGCGGACCCGCTCCTTGACCTGTTCCCAGAGGTCGGCCGGCGGCAGGGCGTTCACCACGAGCGATGCCCCCCCCGCCGCGGCATGCGATACCAAAGCATCGTACTCGTCTTGAGAAGAATCACGCTAAATCCTTGCGGGACAAGACGAAATCTTGCGCACGAAGCCCCTTGTTTCGCACATCCTTTTCAACATCTGTGGAGAACAAGAAAAACGCTTCTTGTTCAACGAATTCAAAGATTGCACCCCCTCGGATCCAGCGGCATATCCGCCGGCCGTCCGATCATGGGGCGCATGATAGCCCAGCGGCTCGAGGAATTCAAGGGAAAATTGCCATGTTCCGGGTGCTGCGGGTCGCTTGACTGCGGCCGGAAGGCTGTGATTACATCGCCTCCGGGAAGGTTTCCGGCGCGGGCATCGGGGGGAGGGGCTGCGCGTGTTCGAGCGGATGGACGAGTCCCGTCTGGACATCCTGCGCGAGATCTGCACCATCGGCGCCGGCCACGCCGCCACCGCCCTCTCCCAGTTGACGGGAAGGCGCATCGAGCTGGAGGTCCCGCGCGTGCGCTTCGAGCGGGTGGAGGCCGTGCCCCGCATCGCAGGGGGCGCGGAGACGGTCGTCGACGGGCTCTTCTTCCGGATCCTCGGCGATGCCCGCGGCGTGATCCTCATGATCTTCCCGGAAGAGAGCGGGCGGGAGATCGTGCGGCTCGCCCTCGGGGGCCGCGAGCCCGAGCCGGAGGACCCGCTCTGCGTCTCGGCGATGCGCGAGATCGGCAACATCCTGGCGTCGGCGTTCCTCTCCGCGATCGGGCAGCTCGCCGGCCTCTCGCTCATCCCCTCGGTGCCCGGCTACGCGCGCGACATGGCGGGCTCGATCCTCGATCTCGTGCTCATCGAGCTTTCGCGCCACGAGGACACGGCGCTGGTGATCGAGACGCTGTTCCGCGAGGCCGGCGAGGGGATCCACGGGCATTTCTTCCTGCTGCCCGACCCGCGGACGCTGGAGGCGACCCTCGAGGCCGCCGAGCGCGCCGGGAAGGCCGGGACGGGCCCGTGAGCCGCCGGGTGGTCGGAATCGCGGACCTGGGGACGGCCGGTCCGGGCGAGGTCCTCGCCGCCATCGGCCTCGGCTCCTGTGTCGCCGTGGCCATCCGCGACCGGCGCGGCCGCCGCGGCGCGCTCGCGCACATCATGCTGCCGCGCCAGAGCGACGGGCGCCGCCGCGAGGGCGAGAACATGCGCAAGTACGCCGACGTCGCGGTCGGCGAGGCCGTGCGCACGCTCGAGGGCGGCGGCTGCCGGCGCGCCGACCTGGAGGCCAAGATCGCGGGCGGGGCGAGCATCTTCGACCTGGGGCGCGGCACCGACGGCGGGGAGATCGGCGCGCGCAACGTCGAGGCGGTCGTGCGCGCCCTGGAGGCCGCCGGCGTGCGCCTGGTGGCCTCGGACGTCGGCGGGCGCGAGGGACGGACGGTGGAGTACTCGATCGAGACCGGCGAGCTGGCGGTCAGGACCGTCCGCGGCCTGCGCCGCAGCATCTGAAGGGCCGGCGGCCTCTCAGCCCGCGGCGGGCTCCTCGCGCGGCAGCAGCGACTCCTCCTGCGCGGTGAGCAGGCGCGCAGGGTCCACGAGCACGAGCAGGCGCCCCGGGATCTTCGCGAGCCCGGCGACGACGTCGGAGCGCATCCAGGCTGGCCCGTCCCCGACGTCCTCGAGCAGCGCCAGCGGGATGTCGAGCACCTCCGAGGCGCCGTCCACGAGGAAGCCGATCAGCTGCGCGCCCGAGCGGGCGACCAGGATCCGCGTCCGCTCCGCCGGGGCGCGGTCCGGCAGCCCGAGCTTGCGCCTGAGGTTGATCACCGGCACCACCCGGCCGCGCACGTTGATCGCCCCCAGCGCGAAGTCCGGCATCCGGGGGAACGGCGTGATCTCCACCATGCGGAGGATTTCCTGCACCTGCCGGATATCCACGCCGAAGAAGCTCCCGTCGAGGGCGAAGACGACCGCCTGCAGCAGCTCGCCGTGCTCCTCGTGCGCCTCGGCCATCGCGTCGGTTGGTGTAGCACCCCCCCGGGGGAAAAGCAACCGCGCCGGGGCGGCTCGTGATCCGCGCTTGCGCGGCGATGGCGCGCGATTGACAGCCCCCCGACGCTGTGCCTAGAATCGCGCCCGCGACGCGCACCGGCGAAGCCCGCGCGCGGCGAGCGGCAAAGGAGGCCGGCGATGCTCCAGGAGACCTCGAAGATCTGGATGGACGGGAAGTTCGTGGACTGGAAGGACGCGACCGTCCACGTGCTCACCCACACGCTGCACTACGGCCTCGGGGTCTTCGAGGGGATCCGCTGCTACAAGACCGTGGACGGCCCGGCGGTCTTCCGGCTCGCCGAGCACGTCGAGCGCCTCTACGCGTCCGCGCACATCTCGGGGCTGCAGGTCCCCTTCACGAAGGAGGAGTTCTCGGCGGCGATCCTCGAGACGCTCCGCGTGAACGGCATGGAGGCCGGCTACATCCGGCCGCTGATCTACGTCGGCTACGGCGCGATGGGCGTCTATCCGGGCCGCAACCCGATCCGCGTCGCGATCGCCGTCTGGCCGTGGGGGGCGTACCTCGGCGACGAGGGGCTGGAAAAGGGCATCCGCGTGCGGACCTCCTCGTACACGCGCCAGCACGTGAACATCAGCATGACCAAGGCGAAGGTCTGCGGCAACTACACCAACTCGATCCTGGGCAAGGTCGAGGCGATCAGCGACGGCTACGACGAGGCGCTCTTCCTCGACGCCAGCGGGCACGTCGCCGAGGGCTCGGGCGAGAACGTCTTCATCGTGCGCCGCGGGGCGCTGGCCACGACGCCGCGCTCGGCCGTGCTCGAGGGGATCACGCGCGACGCGGTGCTGACGCTCGCCGCCGACCTGGGGCTGGCGGCGCGCGAGGAGTTCTTCACGCGCGACCAGGTCTACGCCGCCGACGAGGCCTTCTTCACCGGCACCGCCGCCGAGATCACGCCGATCCGCGAGGTCGACCGCCGGGCGATCGGCCGCGGCGCCCGCGGGCCGGTCACCAAGGCGATCCAGGAGGCGTTCTTCAGCGCGGTGCGCGGCGAGAACGCGAAGTACCGCTCCTGGCTGACCCCCGTCCGCTAGCCGATGCCGAGGATCCTGCCCTTCCGCGGCGTGCGCTACGACCCGGCGCAGGCCCCCGACCTGACGCGGGTCACGGCGCCGCCCTACGACATGATCTCCCCCGCGGAGCAGGAGGAGCTCTACCGGCGCGACCCGCACAACGTCGTGCGCCTGATCCTGGGGCGCACCGAGGAGGCGGGCCGCCCGGTGGACCGCTACGCGAGCGCGGCGCGCGACTACCGCGCCTGGCGCGCCGCGGGGGTGCTGGCGCAGGACCCGGCCGACTCCCTGTATCTCTACCGCGAGGACTACGCGTGGGCGGGGCGCGTCTACCAGCGCCTCGGGCTGATCTCGCGCGTCGGCCTCGACGAGTTCGGCGGCGGGGCGTTCGCCCACGAGGCGACGATGAGCGGACCGAAGGCCGACCGGCTGCGGCTGCTCGAGGCCTGCGAGGTGAACTTCAGCCAGATCTTCGCGCTCTACTCCGACCCCGACGGGTCGGTGGAGGCGCCCCTGGTCGCCGCGACTGCCGGCGCCCCGCTGGTGGCCTTCGACGACGGGCGCGGGGTGGTGCACAACCTCTGGCGCGTCGACGACCCGGCGCTCATCGCGCGGGTGCGCGCGGGCTTCGCGGGCAAGCCCTTCATCATCGCGGACGGGCACCACCGCTACGAGACGGCGCTCGAGTACCGGCGCCTGATGCGCCAGCGCCCGGGGCGGTTCCGCGAGTCGATGGACGCCGTGATGATGTGCCTCGTGCGCATGGAGTCGCCGGGGCTGACGATCCTGCCGTTCCACCGGCTGCTGGCGGCGCCGGCGGACGGTCCGCTCCAGGAGCGGCTGGCGCCGGCGTTCACCTTCGAGGAGCGCGCGCTCCCCGAGGACCGCTCGACGTGGACCGCCGCCGCGCAGGAGCTGCTCTCCGGCGCCGGCGGGATGGCCTTCGGGCTGCACCGGGGGGGGACGAAGATCGCGCTGCTGCGGCCGAGGCCGGGCTACGACTTCTCGCGGCACCTGCGGCCCGGGACCTCGCCGCTGGTGGTGGAGCTGGACGTGACCGTGCTGCACCAGGGCATCTTCGGCGGGCTGCTCGGCCTGGACGAGCAGCGCCTCGTGCAGGAGGGGGGGGTGCGCTTCTTCCCGAAGGCGGAGGACGCGGCCGCCGAGGTCGACGCGGGGCGCGGCACGGCGGCGTTCTTCCTGCGGCCGACGCGCATGGAGCAGGTCTGGCGGATCGCGACCGCGGGCGTGCGCATGCCGCAGAAGTCGACGAACTTCTACCCCAAGCTCATCTCCGGATTGGTGTTCAACGAGCTGTAGTCCCCCGCGTGT
This portion of the bacterium genome encodes:
- the gyrA gene encoding DNA gyrase subunit A, which translates into the protein MDRTALPEQLLPVNIEDEMRQSYLDYSMSVIVGRALPDVRDGLKPVHRRVLYAMHDSGNTADKAYRKSAKTVGEVIGKYHPHGDTAVYDTIVRMAQDFSLRYPLVDGQGNFGSIDGDPPAAMRYTEIRMAKIAATMLADIDKETVDFGPNYDGSEHEPLVMPARLPNLLVNGSSGIAVGMATNIPPHNLGEVAAAITAMIDDPEVDDRRLLKLVPGPDFPTAGIIHGRRGIEEAYKTGRGVIQLRARAVVETSGKSGDRQSIIVTELPYQVNKARLIEKIADLVREKKIEGIADLRDESDREGMRIVVDLKKDVQPKIVLNHLYKHTQMQTSFGIIMLAIVDRKPRVLALREILSEYLHFRREVVVRRTRYELARAEERAHILEGLKIALDNIDAVVALIRKSAGPPEAKAGLVAKFGLSEVQAQAILDMRLQRLTGLEREKILAELKELRGKIAHYQAVLADEKLVYGIIREELLEVRKAYGDERRTEIVSEESEVTLEDLIADEDMAITISNQDYIKRNSVTLYRRQGRGGQGANAMETKEEDFVKQLFIASTHSYLLFFSTLGLVYRLKVHELPQAGRAAKGKAIVNLLELKPGERISAVMPVREKEFEEESRFVVMATAQGVVKKTPLAEYGRVPSKGKIAIHLDEGDALIAARITDGKRELFLATSLGKAVRFDENDIRPMGREARGVTGVRFKEGDRVVAMEVVDPQSQMLTVSQKGYGKRTEIEEYRLQGRGGQGTKNLEVTDKTGPVVGVLQVRESDEVMVVTQDGKTIRTSVKGIRLIGRATQGVIVIKPEPGDQVASIARLVESGDREPGDPQPEAES
- the gyrB gene encoding DNA topoisomerase (ATP-hydrolyzing) subunit B codes for the protein MAEDTANAQRDGAQYGAGNIQVLEGLEAVRKRPAMYIGSTGVAGLHHLVYEVVDNSVDEHLAGYGSDVSVVVHADNSVTVGDNGRGIPVDIHPTEKISGAEVALTKLHAGGKFDKASYKISGGLHGVGVSVVNALSEWLEVEIRRGGKVYQQSYRRGKSVAPLKEVGKTKGTGTKITFLADKEIFEVSEYSFDTLSKRLRELSFLNKGLKITLEDERDGKKHEFHYKGGIVEFVEHLNRNKEPLHKPISIERERDGIQIEICLQYNDSYQEQIFTYANSINTTEGGTHLSGFKSALTRTINNYGSAKGLFKDLSGQLSGEDVREGLTCVINVRIPEPQFEGQTKTKLGNSEVRGIVESAVNEALGEFFEENPQVAKKITLKCANSALARDAARKARDLARRKGALEVSNLPGKLADCSERDPALSELFLVEGESAGGSAKQGRDRRYQAILPLRGKILNVEKARFDRMLGHEEIRVLITALGAGIGAEEFNPDKLRYHKIVIMTDADVDGAHIRTLLLTFFFRHMPAVLERGFLYLAQPPLFKMKKGQEEQYVKNEPEMEKIILRLGAKDLQLRAGGDTYAGAKLQGLLAHFGRIEAAIARLRRRGYDAELVRALVRTGFFDEELLRGKPALEQALNRAGAFLEGYYQHVRLLDVRLEEDEEHGAHRVVCEVDNRGSKGTTTIGAELLRSPEMREIRAAIEALAPLGDFPWRLVQGGTETEVRGGEAVIEQVQALGRKGLSLQRYKGLGEMNPDQLWETTMNPETRTLLRVAVEDAVAADEMFTVLMGDQVEPRRQFIEDNALEVKNLDV
- the dnaN gene encoding DNA polymerase III subunit beta produces the protein MDIMVTKAELVGALARVQGIVERKNTVPILSCVLLEARGSELSLSATDLEIFLRSRHRATVAKEGSVTAPAKKLFEIVRELPEGDVHLVTGDKGWVRIEMGRSRFKVMSLPKEDFPALPESADGEKIEMPPAQLVEAIEKTEFAMSHDQTRQALNGVLLEIEAAGGDEADLRLVSTDGHRLAFIQRRCRATVAGSRGMIVPRKAITELRKLLGEEAAGAAAEISLQENRLFMRVGSALLVTRLVDGQFPDYRQVIPSGGTRIATVKREEFYRAVRRVSTVTADRVSLVRFGFFADRIVVTAVNPEVGEASEDVAAECTGGDIELGMNARYVLDVFSVIEQEKVVIEMNEVLSPVLVRPLGDEGYRSVVMPMRL
- the dnaA gene encoding chromosomal replication initiator protein DnaA — protein: MVNALPPADLWEQVKERVRSHVNEQNYSTWFVPTAQTDFSNGTLTVSVPSKFARDWLTDNFQVLIRETASAIAGRECTVVFQIAERGAPEELKPRQDDLPFTRTIHHGSTVLNPRYTFETFVVGSSNQMAHAASRAVADGHSKTYNPLFLYGGVGLGKTHLLHAIGHRFLERTPGARVMYVTSETFINELINSIRYERMPSFRSRYRNMDLLLIDDIQFIAGKEKTQEEFFHTFNSIYESHRQIVLSSDKVPRDIPDLEERLRSRFEWGLIADIQSPDLETKIAILRKKAEHNAINLPDDVAQFVAGSIKSNIRELEGSLIRLGAYASLQAREITLEFAREVLKGLIDDAAKTISIDDIKREVAAYFGIKVADLASKRRSQNLVYPRQIAMHLCRQLTSASLPVIGKMFGGRDHSTVIHSLNVVAEKMKTSVEVNTSIDTIAKRIQG
- a CDS encoding chemotaxis protein CheC, producing the protein MFERMDESRLDILREICTIGAGHAATALSQLTGRRIELEVPRVRFERVEAVPRIAGGAETVVDGLFFRILGDARGVILMIFPEESGREIVRLALGGREPEPEDPLCVSAMREIGNILASAFLSAIGQLAGLSLIPSVPGYARDMAGSILDLVLIELSRHEDTALVIETLFREAGEGIHGHFFLLPDPRTLEATLEAAERAGKAGTGP
- a CDS encoding chemotaxis protein CheD is translated as MVGIADLGTAGPGEVLAAIGLGSCVAVAIRDRRGRRGALAHIMLPRQSDGRRREGENMRKYADVAVGEAVRTLEGGGCRRADLEAKIAGGASIFDLGRGTDGGEIGARNVEAVVRALEAAGVRLVASDVGGREGRTVEYSIETGELAVRTVRGLRRSI
- a CDS encoding chemotaxis protein CheW, whose protein sequence is MAEAHEEHGELLQAVVFALDGSFFGVDIRQVQEILRMVEITPFPRMPDFALGAINVRGRVVPVINLRRKLGLPDRAPAERTRILVARSGAQLIGFLVDGASEVLDIPLALLEDVGDGPAWMRSDVVAGLAKIPGRLLVLVDPARLLTAQEESLLPREEPAAG